The proteins below come from a single Jaculus jaculus isolate mJacJac1 chromosome X, mJacJac1.mat.Y.cur, whole genome shotgun sequence genomic window:
- the Fam3a gene encoding protein FAM3A isoform X1, which translates to MRLAGPLRIVALIITVGLTWILVTILLGGPGGGFPRIHQLFASPENSVTAGSSTEPGAIFQLDWLTEPRTRKYKCGLPQPCPEEHLAFRMVSGAANVIGPKICLEDKMLMSSVKDNVGRGLNIALVNGVSGELLEARAFDMWAGDVNDLLKFIRPLHEGTLVFVASYDDPATKMNEETRKLFTELGSRNAKELAFRDSWVFVGAKGVQNKSPFEQHVKNSKHTNKYEGWPEALEMEGCIPRRSVAS; encoded by the exons GTCCCCTGCGCATCGTGGCCCTGATCATCACCGTGGGTCTCACCTGGATCTTAGTCACCATTCTCCTGGGTGGGCCTGGTGGCGGCTTTCCTCGAATCCATCAGCTCTTCGCCA GCCCAGAGAACTCAGTGACTGCAG ggtcttccaCTGAACCCGGagccatttttcagttagactggctgacag AACCACGGACCAGGAAGTACAAGTGCGGTCTGCCCCAGCCATGTCCTGAGGAGCACCTGGCCTTCCGCATGGTCAGCGGAGCTGCTAATGTCATTGGACCCAAAATCTGCCTTGAGGACAAGAT GCTCATGAGCAGCGTCAAAGACAATGTGGGCCGTGGGCTGAACATTGCCCTAGTGAATG GAGTCAGTGGTGAGCTCCTTGAGGCCCGAGCCTTCGACATGTGGGCCGGAG ATGTCAATGATCTGTTGAAGTTCATCCGGCCACTACATGAAGGCACCCTAGTGTTTGTGGCATCCTATGATGATCCAGCTACCAA GATGAACGAAGAGACCAGGAAGCTTTTTACTGAGCTGGGCAGCAGGAATGCCAAGGAGCTAGCCTTCCGGGACAGCTGGGTGTTTGTAGGGGCCAAGGGTGTGCAGAACAAGAGCCCCTTTGAGCAG CATGTGAAGAACAGTAAACACACCAACAAGTACGAGGGCTGGCCCGAGGCACTGGAGATGGAAGGCTGCATCCCCCGAAGGAGTGTGGCCAGCTAG
- the Fam3a gene encoding protein FAM3A isoform X2 — MRLAGPLRIVALIITVGLTWILVTILLGGPGGGFPRIHQLFASPENSVTAEPRTRKYKCGLPQPCPEEHLAFRMVSGAANVIGPKICLEDKMLMSSVKDNVGRGLNIALVNGVSGELLEARAFDMWAGDVNDLLKFIRPLHEGTLVFVASYDDPATKMNEETRKLFTELGSRNAKELAFRDSWVFVGAKGVQNKSPFEQHVKNSKHTNKYEGWPEALEMEGCIPRRSVAS, encoded by the exons GTCCCCTGCGCATCGTGGCCCTGATCATCACCGTGGGTCTCACCTGGATCTTAGTCACCATTCTCCTGGGTGGGCCTGGTGGCGGCTTTCCTCGAATCCATCAGCTCTTCGCCA GCCCAGAGAACTCAGTGACTGCAG AACCACGGACCAGGAAGTACAAGTGCGGTCTGCCCCAGCCATGTCCTGAGGAGCACCTGGCCTTCCGCATGGTCAGCGGAGCTGCTAATGTCATTGGACCCAAAATCTGCCTTGAGGACAAGAT GCTCATGAGCAGCGTCAAAGACAATGTGGGCCGTGGGCTGAACATTGCCCTAGTGAATG GAGTCAGTGGTGAGCTCCTTGAGGCCCGAGCCTTCGACATGTGGGCCGGAG ATGTCAATGATCTGTTGAAGTTCATCCGGCCACTACATGAAGGCACCCTAGTGTTTGTGGCATCCTATGATGATCCAGCTACCAA GATGAACGAAGAGACCAGGAAGCTTTTTACTGAGCTGGGCAGCAGGAATGCCAAGGAGCTAGCCTTCCGGGACAGCTGGGTGTTTGTAGGGGCCAAGGGTGTGCAGAACAAGAGCCCCTTTGAGCAG CATGTGAAGAACAGTAAACACACCAACAAGTACGAGGGCTGGCCCGAGGCACTGGAGATGGAAGGCTGCATCCCCCGAAGGAGTGTGGCCAGCTAG